Within the Bacteroidia bacterium genome, the region CCGCTGCCCTTTATCTGTGCAAAATCTCTCACCCTGCGCAGCAAGGCGTTGGCAATGCGGGGAGTGCCGCGGCTTCTCCGCGCAATTTCTTCGGCCGCGCGGGATTCCATTTCCACTTTCAAAATATCGGAACTGCGTGTGAGTATACGTTCGAGCAGTTTTGACTCGTAATAATTCAGGCGGGAATTAATCCCGAAACGGGCGCGTAAGGGCGAGGTCAGCAATCCGGAGCGCGTGGTGGCTCCCACCAGTGTAAATGGATTCAGTGATATCTGCACACTACGTGCGTTTGGTCCGGTATCAATCATGATGTCAATCCGGTAATCCTCCATTGCTGAATACAAGTATTCCTCCACCACCGGACTCAATCGGTGGATCTCATCTATAAACAATACATCATTGGGCTCCAGTCCTGTTAGTAATCCGGCCAGATCGCCGGGCTTATCAAGCACCGGACCGGAAGTGATTTTGATATTCACTCCCAGCTCGTTGGCAATGATATTCGCCAGAGTGGTCTTCCCCAGTCCGGGCGGCCCGTGAAGCAAAACATGATCCAGGGCTTCTCCTCTCTGCCGGGCGGCCTGTACAAAAACCAGCAGGTTTTCCACCACAGCTGACTGCCCGGTGAAATCACTGAATTCGCGCGGGCGAAGTGCCCGCTCAATTTCCTTTTCTTCAGGAGAGAGATTCTCAGGGTCCGGATCAATGTTGGGATTCACCTCAGTTCAACTTCACAAATTTGGCATTCCCTAACGGCATTCCGTCCATATCCCGCACATTTATAAAATATACTCCTCCGTTCAGATCCTCCAGTTGGATTAATCCGGTATGATTCATCTCAAAAACTCTGATCAGCTCTCCCGCTGCATTCATCAGGCTTACTGTATAATTCCCGTACAGATCTCTCAGGCGGATCTCTATTTGATCTTTTGCAGGTACAGGAAAAAGGGTAAGAGAACCGGCACCGTACTCTTCCGTTCCAAGCGGATAGGTTAGTTTGGCGATAAAACCTTCATCAAAAACATTTGAGTTGAGTGTGTTGGATCCAAAGCTGCAAGAGGAACGGAAATAACCGGTAACATACACATTGTTGCTCGCATCAATGCCAATTCCCAATCCCTGATCCTCGTCCTCGGCGCCGGCAGTAGCCAGCCATGCGGCCGTGCCGTTGGCAGGATCGCATTTGGCAACAAAAATATCTGTGATACCGGTTGTAGCAACCACATTGGCATCAAAGGTGGTGGTGCCGTCGAATGATCCTGCAAGAAGAAGATTTCCGATGGCATCCCGCACGATACCCAGGCCATGATCATTTCCCCAGCCGCCGTGACTTTTGCCGAAAACAACATTCCCCGTATTATCGTACTTCATAAGGAACACATCATGACCTCCGGCACTTGTAAAAGAGGAGGTGCCGAACGTAGCGCTGCCGTCGTAGAAACCGGTTACGTAACAGTTTCCTGCTCCATCGGCGGTTACACCCAATCCGTTGTCATTGTTGCTGCCGCCGCCCTTTTTCACCCACTGCCAGGTTCCGGTGGCCTGATCAATCATTCCCACAAAAACATCATCGCCCCCGGTTGAAGACATGGCCGCGAGGGGCGGAAATGTACAACTGTTGCGAAAAAAGCCGGTAACGTACAGATTGGAACCTCCGATACACAGTGCCATGCCCTGATCGTTACCGGAACTTCCACCCTTGGCGCCCCAAAGACAAGCGCCATTGGAGGCATCCAGTTTTGCTACAAAGATATCGCCCCATCCGGAGCTGGTGAGATTGTTGGGTCCAAAGGTCACGGACGACTGGAAGAAGCCGGTAATAAAAACGTTATTAGCACCATCGGAAACAATGCCGTAAGCGTAATCATTCTGTGATCCACCCAGTTTAACGGCCCACTGCTCCACTCCGCTGCTGTTGTATTTGACAACAAAAATATCGTTCCAGGCTGCAGCTGCAATATTGAAAGAGCCGAAAGTCATGGAAGCCGCGTTGTAGGAACCGGCGATGTAGGCATTTCCGGCATTATCCACACAAATGGCATAGGCCGCATCGGCGAATTGTCCGCTACCTTTTTTTGCCCAGAGGCAGTTCCCGGAGGGATCATATTTGGCAATAAATACGTCATTATCACCTCCGGAAATAAGTTGAAAACTACCGAACGTAGCGGTGTCCTGAAAAAAGCCTGTGATGTAACTGTTTCCGGCCGCATCCACAGCAACAGATGTTCCCTCATCGTAGCCGTTACCGCCCAGACGGTTTGACCAAACCCATGACTGGGCTGAAATTGTTGTTACAGAAACAAGAGCGAACAGGCAGGTAAGAATGTGGTGCATAACAGGGCTTTTTAGGATAGGTAAAAATAAGGAAATCCTCTAAGGTTTAGTTAAAATGCGCCTCAGAAATAATGCCCGGTATACCTCCCCCCAGAGTACCATGAATTTCAGGTCATAAATGGGTGAATTATATGCCATGGAACTTACTTTACGTCCGACCAATGCAAAACGGTACCCCACATCAGCCCCGATGGCAAAATACCTCAGAACCCGGTAGTGAACGGAAACGGAAGGCTCATAAAGAAAAACCGGCTGTTCCAATTCACGAAATTCATTGCCGCCTGCCGAATACTCATAAAACATTTGTCCGAAACCCAGCTGCACGGGTATGCTGAGTTCCCAGTTCTTTCGGCTGTAATAAACATATTCGGCAAAGTAGCTGAAATAAACCATGCGGAGAACGGAGGGCACTGTATCCGGAAGGTTGTACTCGTTAAGAACCGGTTTTAAATAAATGAATGGGGTCTGATCTCTCCCCGCTTTAAACTCCGGTTTTTTCAACCAGCAGAACCCGGCTCCCATGCGGAATGTCTTATTCCATTCAGCACCCACCCGTGCATGAAGTACAGGGGCGCTGAATCCGTAGATAAAGGTGTTGCGTGTGCCGATGCCGCCGATGAGCCTGGGACGTACATCAAAGCGGATGGTATCCGCAGATGAGGCAGAAAGCAACAAAGCGGAAAGAAGACTCAGAACCGTGAACTGCACTCTACAATTCATGCTCAAAATTAGGGCATTTTACTCAGTATTCCGTTTCCAGGGCTGGTGAAACTGCACGTACGCCGTCTTTGTAATGATACATGATGCAATAGGAATAACGATTCCCCATGTACAGTTGTGTATCTGTCCAGGAATCTGTCTGTGATGGCACGGATAAATAAAAACTTAAAGGGTCACTGCCCTTCGCCCGGTAAATGCTCACAGAACGTACATCTTCCGGTGTACGAAAAAACAGATGAATACAATGCAGGCTGAGATCGGCTTTTATGGAATCCAGTCGCACCTGCCGGTTAACGTACTGTATACTTCTTGTTTCTGAATACGACTGATTTCCGGATGCATCCTTGCTCCTGAAACGTAACTGATAGGTTCCGGGCTGCGGTAAACTGTCATTTACACATTTCCCAAGGAGAGAATCCGGAATGAAGCGATTGAATCTGCTCCCGCTGTTCTCCCATTCCAGAAAAGTGCTGTCTGAGTTACCGGCAGAGAAAACCGCACCGCACCGGAAATACTTCCCTTCTGTTTCGAAACAAATGAATGAGGGTACGGGAGGAGGAAGTGTATCCGTCCTGAAAACCAACAGGGTATCGGACGGGGCGGAACTGTTGTGATGCTCGTCAACGGCGCGAATGAAATAAAATATTTCCGTTGTCAGGGTAAAAAGCGAGACCGTATCCGTGAATAACGTATCCGAAACGGGTGCACTGCTCCTCTCAGTGAATTCCTCCTGCAGGGCATTGGCGCGAAACACGCGGTAATAGGATGCGCCGGAGGAGCTCCACTGCAGTGTAACCAGCCCTTTCCTGTTACAGAATCCGTTCAGGTTTCCGGGTGCACGTGGCGGAATCGTATCGGGAACAAAATAATAAAACGGGAAGGATGCGTATTCCCCGCAGCAAATTCGTACATAACGAAAGGGGTCTTTGGCGGTAAAACGAATCTCGTTCGGTGTGCATTGCGTTGCGCTTTTTTTATCCTGCTGGGAGGTCACACTGTCGCCCGTGAATACCTGCCAGTTCCCTTCCCGGCACCCTCCCCGGTATTTAAGGACAAAAACATCGCCCGTATCTTTTCTTATTTCTTCAATCAACAGGTCTCCGCCGTGCTGAGCAGGTTTCCACACGATTGTTTTGCTCTCCATAAAATTTCCGCGGCGCCCGAACGGATCTATGCCGCACACCCTGTAACGGTAATTTCCTTCTACAGATGTGGAATCTGAAAAATAAACGGTGCGTGAAGTATCCGCCGCACTGCGCAAGGGCGTGATCAGCGGTAAACCGGCCGTTTCCCAATCGCCGGAATCTCTTTTCCGCTCTAACTTGTATCCTGTGTACTTTGCACCTGAAGGTTCTTCCCACTTCAGCAAAATATAATCCGCCCCGGGAATCGTGATAAGACTATCCGGCTCCGGAAGTTCCGGCAATTCCTCCTGCAGTTCTGTATTCACCCCGGCCAGCTGCAGCTTCACGCGGAGGCATCTGAACGGTAAATGCCAAATGCCGCCGCATCCTGCCGTACGTGCACAACCGAAATCACGGTCGAGCACCGAAGCAGCGAGCTGAAGCATTGTTCCCGTGCAGCGCAGTGGATCTGACCATACGGCCAGCGTGAAGCGAAAAGCCGGATTTGCTTCTACCTGCTTTCGCCAGGCTGAATCCTTCAGCGGCAAGGATCTGACCTGGAAACTCAACTGCTCTCCGCCCTGACCATACACTACCAGTGCTGCTCCTTCACGCAGCATCTGGTGCAATAAAATGCTGTCGAGTACCGCCCAGCGGACCAACAAGGTATCATTGCTCTGTAACCACTTCCCGGCTACTTTCTGTGCATTGGTGCTCAGAGAAAATAAAAGAAATATCCCCGCGAGGTATTTCATGGTCCGGTAAATGTGCAGTTATTTCCCGCCTCCAGATCAAAGGAACAGGAACCGTTCACGATACCCAGGATCGAATAGCTGCAGGCCACGTGACCGTGAAAATATCCGGGGTTGGGTCCCCTCGCGCTAAGCAGCATGGCCAGTGAACCATTCAGTAATGTAATATCAAAATCACCCCGGCACCAGTCGGCATGGCACCAGTCCGGCTGCAGATGACCTTTGATTCCGATCACGCCCTGAAGGTGCAGATACATTTGTCCCTGTGCCATCCACCCATTCATTCCCGGTTCTGCAATCGAACCGCAATGCAGATTGGGATTCAACCGTGTGAGCATCAGGTCTAATCCACATCCATACTGGAATCCTCCGTATAAAGTGAAAAAATCCCAACCTGTTTCCTTATACAGGGAGGAACCTATGCGTATGCCTCCCACAAATCCCTGTCCTTGCCCGAGCGCCTGCAGATCGCGCTGCTGCATAATTCCGGCATTACTCACCAGAGTACTCACCTGTGACGGTACCGGCAATGGCGGATCCAGTAAATTGCCGACCATAAAATAGGTATTGGCCGTGGCCCAGCCTGCCAGGGTAACCTGCGAAGGTGCGGCAGGGCGGCCGGCCATAAAGTACCAATGCACGGGGTCGATGTGCAGGCCCGCTGTTCCCTGTCCGCTTACCTGATCACCTGCCTTAATACTAACGCTGAACTGGGCATCAATGATCCTGTTCACCGGGTCGAAGAGCAGTTGTGCCTGTCCTTTCACCGTTGCGGGCTTTCCTGCTCTTTCCGCAACAGTAGCAAGCATGAATACATTTCCCTTCAATTTCACGGAACTGATTCCGCCTCCGGAATGAAAGTTCACTTCAAGCATCACATCACCATTGGCGGCTCGTTCCGAAGGAGTGTAATGAAACGTACACCCTGCCTTTAAGCCGAACGGATACTGCGCGTCGGGCAGATAGCGTTGCGTAACCGGACCGGGTGGTAGTCCGAGCGCAGCAATGTACTGCTCCGGTGTGGTTTTCTCAGGGCGCATATTCCTGCATAATCCGCCACTAAGACTTCGGATGGAAAATCCACTGACGCCAAGAGGAATCGTCACCGGAATATGAACGTCGGCATACCAGTAGCGGAAACCGCTGTTTCCGAAAACACAGCTTGCTGAAGCGGTATCGCGAAGAACATCCCGCACCATAAATTTCAGGGCTCCGCGAAAACCGGTTCCAAACTCCGGATCATTTTCGAACGAGGCCGCAATTCCTTGCAGATAAAACGCTCCCGTTTGCACATTCACCGAAATGCCGCCGATACGTAATTTATCGAATTTCCATTTTACTTTCTGTACGCTGTAGGGGTGATCACCCGGATAGGTCACCGTTTCTGTTTCATGTTTCATTTGTACCATCACACGCACCGAGGCGGAAAGCGGCTGCACGGGATCATCGGACAAATTCAGGGAAAGATCGGCTTTAATGGATGGTTTCTGGGGGTCAACTATTAACGACAGTGAGTGGATACTCAAAGGATAATGGTGAAGGGTGTTACTCCCGGACGAAGTAAAAGCAAACACGCCGCGAACCAGGTAAGGTGGTTCTGAGATCATGGTGAGCTCGTTTACGTCCAGTTTCCCTGTTCGGAAGGATGGATCTCCGAAAGAAATTCTTCCGTTAAGAACCAGTTTGGGTTTAAGCTTGCCCTGATGCTTGACCACTTCTATAAAGGAAGTGGGAAAAACATCTACACGGGAATGCATCGCCTGAAAGGAAAGATCGTTGCCGGCTGACAGTAAGAAACGGCAATCCGATTCTTTGAGCGACTCATTGTACGTCAGCGAGGCGGAATAATTCAGCTGCGCTGCCGAATCCATCAGCGGAATGCGGATCTTACCGTTGAACGCTCCTCCCTGCAGCCGGTTACACAGCCATTTGGCCGAGAGGGCATCCACAGAAAATCCCCATCCGTCCATATCGGCTCCTCCGTTAATCACCACGCCGTTTACCTGTATCTGACCTGAAAATCCGGCTTCATCAATCAAACATTTTACCGCCCGAACTGTGGAGCGTGTACCGGAAGATGAAATAGCCCGGGGGAGGGTAATGTTCAACTCCTCCAGGTAAAAACCTGTCCACAAAGGCAGTGTGCAGGAATACCCCGCAGGAAACTGCATTCCGGCCGCATTCTTTATTGAACTCATGTCCACCACCGCACGGGAAACGGAAAACGACCAGTCTTTTAGTCCACGGATACAAAAGGGTGTGATGCTTACTTCCGCCAAAAGATCATTCAGATCCTGTGTGTAGCATTGGAACACGGCCTTCACCTCTTTTTC harbors:
- the ruvB gene encoding Holliday junction branch migration DNA helicase RuvB translates to MNPNIDPDPENLSPEEKEIERALRPREFSDFTGQSAVVENLLVFVQAARQRGEALDHVLLHGPPGLGKTTLANIIANELGVNIKITSGPVLDKPGDLAGLLTGLEPNDVLFIDEIHRLSPVVEEYLYSAMEDYRIDIMIDTGPNARSVQISLNPFTLVGATTRSGLLTSPLRARFGINSRLNYYESKLLERILTRSSDILKVEMESRAAEEIARRSRGTPRIANALLRRVRDFAQIKGSGKIDIEIAQYALKALNVDKNGLDEMDVRILSTLIEKFKGGPVGISTIATAVGEEAGTLEEVYEPFLIQEGYLVRTPRGREATDAAYRHLGKTPGRDRGTLFGQEE
- a CDS encoding SBBP repeat-containing protein; amino-acid sequence: MHHILTCLFALVSVTTISAQSWVWSNRLGGNGYDEGTSVAVDAAGNSYITGFFQDTATFGSFQLISGGDNDVFIAKYDPSGNCLWAKKGSGQFADAAYAICVDNAGNAYIAGSYNAASMTFGSFNIAAAAWNDIFVVKYNSSGVEQWAVKLGGSQNDYAYGIVSDGANNVFITGFFQSSVTFGPNNLTSSGWGDIFVAKLDASNGACLWGAKGGSSGNDQGMALCIGGSNLYVTGFFRNSCTFPPLAAMSSTGGDDVFVGMIDQATGTWQWVKKGGGSNNDNGLGVTADGAGNCYVTGFYDGSATFGTSSFTSAGGHDVFLMKYDNTGNVVFGKSHGGWGNDHGLGIVRDAIGNLLLAGSFDGTTTFDANVVATTGITDIFVAKCDPANGTAAWLATAGAEDEDQGLGIGIDASNNVYVTGYFRSSCSFGSNTLNSNVFDEGFIAKLTYPLGTEEYGAGSLTLFPVPAKDQIEIRLRDLYGNYTVSLMNAAGELIRVFEMNHTGLIQLEDLNGGVYFINVRDMDGMPLGNAKFVKLN